The following coding sequences are from one Lolium rigidum isolate FL_2022 chromosome 6, APGP_CSIRO_Lrig_0.1, whole genome shotgun sequence window:
- the LOC124658846 gene encoding bidirectional sugar transporter SWEET17-like, protein MDTVLFIIGIIGNIISVLVFVSPITTFWRIVKSKSTEEFEPAPYVLTLLNTLLWLYYGITKPDGLLVATVNGFGAVMQTIYVVLFLVYAADHATRVKTAKLVAVLDIGFFGIVFTSTKFAIDGLDMKIMIIGLICACLSVFMYGSPLTAVRAVIATRSVEYMPFFLSFFLFLNGAVWATYALLDRDIFLGVPNGIGCLLGGIQLVIYAIYMNSRVVDSQSGDEAASTSLLSSVPSRHGQNDISNNV, encoded by the exons ATGGACACCGTTCTGTTCATCATCGGCATCATAG GAAACATCATCTCGGTTCTGGTCTTCGTTTCTCCCAT CACTACGTTCTGGAGGATAGTGAAGAGCAAGTCGACGGAGGAGTTCGAGCCGGCGCCGTACGTGCTCACGCTCCTCAACACGCTGCTATGGCTCTACTACGGCATCACCAAGCCGGACGGCCTCCTCGTCGCCACCGTCAACGGGTTCGGGGCCGTCATGCAGACCATATACGTCGTGCTCTTCCTCGTCTACGCCGCCGACCATGCTACAAGG GTTAAAACCGCGAAGTTGGTCGCAGTTTTGGACATTGGGTTTTTTGGAATCGTGTTCACATCGACGAAATTTGCCATCGATGGGCTTGACATGAAAATCATGATTATAGGATTGATATGCGCCTGCCTTAGCGTGTTCATGTACGGGTCCCCACTCACTGCCGTG AGAGCGGTTATCGCCACAAGGAGCGTGGAGTACATGCCGTTCTTcctgtccttcttcctcttcctcaatgGAGCAGTCTGGGCTACGTATGCTCTACTCGACAGAGACATCTTCCTTGGC GTCCCAAATGGAATAGGCTGCCTCTTGGGCGGCATCCAACTGGTTATCTATGCAATCTACATGAACAGTAGGGTCGTCGACTCTCAAAGCGGCGACGAAGCTGCTTCAACGTCTCTTCTGTCATCCGTTCCCAGTAGACATGGCCAGAACGATATATCCAACAATGTTTAG
- the LOC124663785 gene encoding FBD-associated F-box protein At1g61320-like, whose product MELESNPAKKCAKPKGEEASSEEDRLSGLPDDVLHSILGVLPLKHAVRTSALSTRWAHKWLHALAASAVLDFTDRDLVRGQSPAQITATVDRVLAIHGAAPIHVLRVVLSPPDADALGRDVVVGWVAAALGRGAREVGVDLVRRGVLDDGDGRVSLLQLPGGLFQVENSLSVLSLGRCSLGDVPPGAAGLAGLTSLSLDRVDVTDDDVRDVVSECRLLEFLSLRSCHLLVSVRVAGERLRGLEIVGCLSMRHLRVAAPALESLAYHGEILYYRDDAYETAPVEFIGKDGTRRTLSDAVTPELRDAYLSHLGLGGYDELIHEFAYSGFLEEVAHARILTLCSVGLLHIEETRTFYELTMDTPNLEEVQLLMDTMSDGDVSRFCGFFGLTEPPLLERLFVRLPAAACEDTTEDTCSGTIATGEDADIVLDYEIALDHLTFIKVINFRGTTRELRLLRFLLRRAPVLEQLVLLIPEENEGTPGDHDQHKKLSLLLKIVQKHVTEIQKAWLWQDAHVTVCRPREDHSRSPAHTKYYHED is encoded by the exons ATGGAGCTCGAATCCAACCCAGCAAAGAAGTGTGCCAAGCCCAAGGGAGAAGAAGCATCATCCGAGGAGGACCGGCTGAGCGGCCTCCCCGACGACGTCCTCCACTCCATCCTCGGCGTGCTTCCGCTGAAGCACGCCGTCCGCACCAGCGCCCTCTCCACGAGGTGGGCGCACAAATGGCTCCACGCTCTCGCCGCGTCGGCGGTCCTCGACTTCACCGACCGCGACTTGGTCCGCGGCCAGTCACCGGCGCAGATCACGGCCACGGTGGACCGCGTCCTCGCGATCCACGGCGCGGCGCCCATCCACGTGCTCCGCGTGGTGCTGTCCCCGCCCGACGCCGACGCGCTCGGGCGGGATGTCGTCGTCGGGTGGGTCGCGGCCGCCCTGGGGAGGGGCGCAAGGGAGGTCGGGGTGGACCTGGTGCGGCGTGGCGTcctggacgacggcgacggccgcgTATCACTCTTGCAGCTTCCTGGGGGCCTGTTCCAGGTCGAGAACTCGCTGTCGGTGCTTAGCCTGGGCCGGTGCAGCCTCGGCGACGTCCCTCCCGGGGCGGCGGGGCTCGCCGGCTTGACATCCCTCTCCCTCGACCGCGTCGACGTCACCGACGATGATGTCCGGGACGTGGTCTCGGAGTGCCGGCTGCTCGAGTTCCTGAGCCTGAGGAGCTGCCACCTCCTCGTGTCGGTGAGGGTCGCCGGCGAGAGGCTGCGGGGCCTGGAGATCGTGGGCTGCCTGTCCATGCGCCATCTGCGGGTGGCCGCGCCCGCGCTCGAGTCCTTGGCATACCACGGGGAAATCCTATACTACAGAGACGACGCCTACGAGACTGCTCCCGTCGAGTTCATCGGCAAAGATGGCACGAGGAGGACGCTCTCGGATGCGGTCACGCCGGAGCTACGAGACGCGTACCTGTCCCACCTCGGCTTGGGCGGATACGACGAGCTGATTCACGAGTTCGCCTACTCAGGCTTCTTGGAGGAGGTCGCCCATGCCAGGATTTTGACACTTTGCTCCGTGGGCTTACTG CACATCGAAGAAACCCGAACATTTTACGAGCTCACTATGGATACCCCGAACCTAGAAGAAGTGCAGCTGCTTATGGACACCATGAGCGACGGTGATGTCAGTCGTTTCTGTGGCTTCTTCGGGCTCACCGAACCGCCCCTCCTCGAGCGACTCTTCGTCCGG CTCCCAGCCGCCGCTTGCGAGGACACTACTGAAGATACCTGCAGCGGCACGATTGCAACCGGCGAGGACGCGGATATTGTACTCGACTACGAGATTGCTCTCGACCATCTGACGTTCATCAAGGTGATCAACTTCCGGGGGACGACGCGCGAGCTGAGGCTGCTCAGGTTCCTCCTGCGCAGGGCTCCTGTCCTCGAGCAGCTGGTGCTCCTCATCCCTGAAGAAAACGAGGGCACTCCGGGAGACCATGACCAACACAAGAAACTCAGCCTGCTCCTTAAGATCGTCCAAAAACACGTGACAGAGATCCAGAAGGCGTGGCTGTGGCAAGACGCTCATGTCACTGTGTGCCGGCCGAGGGAGGACCATAGCCGGAGCCCTGCGCATACCAAGTACTACCACGAGGATTAG